GACGGGGCTCCGACGTCGTCAAGGCGGTCTGCCTCGGCGCCTCAGCGGTTCTCGTGGGCCGGGCGCATCTCTACGGACTCGGCGCCGGTGGCGAGCGCGGCGTGACCCACGTCGTGGACCTTCTGCGATCCGGTATCGAGCGGAACATGGCACTGCTGGGCGTAACCTCTGTCGGCCAGCTCGGTCCCGACCACGTGGCGTGGCGAACCCGTCCGTGACCTCAGGCCCGCGGACCAGACAGAAAGACCCTGACTGATGGAGTGGTGGGAGGCATTACTCCTGGTCGGCGGCGGGCTGGCCGCAGGGATCATCAACACGATGGCCGGCGGTGGGTCCTCGCTGACGGTGCCCCTGCTCGTTCTGGCCGGGGTCCCCGGCAACGATGCCAACGGGTCCAACCGCGTCGGAATCCTCACCGCGAGCGGCGCAGCGGTCGCGTCGTTCCGCCGCCTCGGGATCGGTCGGGAACTGCGAACACTCGTACCCGTCCTCGTTCCCGTCGTCGTCGGCTCACTCTTCGGGTCACTGGCCATCAGCCGCCTCGCCGACGACACCTTCGAGACGGTCTTCGGCCTCATCATGATCCCGCTGATCATCTTGTCCATCCGCAAGCCGAAACCGAAACTCGACGGCACGGAGTGGAGTGTCGCGCTCACGGTGGCCGTCTTCTTCGGCATCGGGATATACGGCGGCGCCATCCAGGCCGGCGTGGGCCTCGTCCTCCTCGCGGCACTGACGAGGGCGGGCTTCGACCTCGTCACCGCCAACTCGGTCAAGGTGCTCGTGAACCTCGTCGTCACGGCGATCGCGCTGCCCGTCTTCATCGTCCAGGGGCACGTACAGTGGGCACCGGCGCTCCTGCTCGCCGTCGGCTTCACAGCGGGTGGCTGGACCGGGGCGCACTTCACCGTCAAGGGCGGCGAGAAGTGGGTGCGCGCCCTCATGATCGCCGCGTCGCTGGCACTCGCGCTGAGCCTGCTCGGCGTGTACTGAGATCGTCGACGGCAGCGACGGCAGCGACGGCAGCGACGGCACCATGATCATCCGGTCGATGACCCGGCCTGAGCTCGACGTCCTCGTCGAGTGGGCCGC
Above is a window of Acidimicrobiales bacterium DNA encoding:
- a CDS encoding sulfite exporter TauE/SafE family protein encodes the protein MEWWEALLLVGGGLAAGIINTMAGGGSSLTVPLLVLAGVPGNDANGSNRVGILTASGAAVASFRRLGIGRELRTLVPVLVPVVVGSLFGSLAISRLADDTFETVFGLIMIPLIILSIRKPKPKLDGTEWSVALTVAVFFGIGIYGGAIQAGVGLVLLAALTRAGFDLVTANSVKVLVNLVVTAIALPVFIVQGHVQWAPALLLAVGFTAGGWTGAHFTVKGGEKWVRALMIAASLALALSLLGVY